The following proteins are encoded in a genomic region of Alistipes shahii WAL 8301:
- a CDS encoding putative LPS assembly protein LptD — MDKIRVKYLLSATVILLFAQIVLGGGAPRTPRNPAPGDTVPVPSRADAIRPDTSARPPFVTPSRREARRQAREEARRREAFNALPQEEKDSLFSAQVDSLVAQKADSPGAARPDSLAADTLRRDSVKTPRPAGAFLDDPITGKNTDSLVYDVRNKLVYIYNKGDVTYQNSNLKADYMRIDMDSKMVYAYGKPDTLDGKDIVTKPEFTEGSATYQMDTITYNLDSKKAKIKGVATQQGDGWLVGGSVKKMPDNTINIEHGKYTTCDHTDHPHFYLAMTKAKVIPGKKVITGPAYLVMEDVPIYFLGIPEGFFPINMGPKSGLLMPTYGEEYSKGFFLRDLGYYFTLGEYADLAVRGGIYTLGSWEASAASRYIKRYKYSGSFNMQYSNVKTGEKGEDDYIKQSNFRIQWTHSQDPKANPGSTFSASVNFATSGYSRYSATNLNDILSTQTNSTVSYSKNWAGTPFSLSANMAISQNSQNKTISITLPTMVFNVSRFYPFKRKEKQGKDRWYEKISMQYTGKMTNSVTTTESEVFSKETLENMKNGIEHSIPISASFNLFNYINLSPSVNYNEKWYFKKVEFEWNPVTNQTDTLPTNYGFYRLYNYNFSVSASTTVYGMYDFTKKSRDRKIQAIRHTLTPSIGFSYAPDFSDPKYGYYKTRQTDSTGRFTTYSPYAVNAYGVPSSGRSMSMNFSLSQNLEMKVLSKRDTSGVKKIKLIDELRISGSYNFLADSMGLSNIPVSFRTTLFNNFGINLSLTLDPYRVSPEGKRYNKLFFPGRVVSTGWSFGYTFKSRNDRSETAINDITSIPPEYQNPFYDPYGQMDPVLRRQYMAQSYYDFSLPWNFGFNYAVNYSISYTNNGTTGYRKNVTQTIGFNGSLNVTPKTGITFQGGYDIKANKLTTSSVSITRDLHCWQMSFSWIPFGYHRSWSFNIGVKAASLSDLKYDKSQSMYDNMY, encoded by the coding sequence TTGGATAAAATTAGGGTAAAATATCTCTTGTCGGCGACGGTGATTCTGCTGTTTGCCCAGATCGTACTGGGCGGCGGAGCGCCCCGCACGCCCCGCAATCCCGCCCCCGGGGACACCGTCCCGGTTCCGTCCCGCGCCGACGCGATACGTCCCGACACGAGCGCCCGTCCGCCTTTTGTCACCCCCTCGCGGCGCGAGGCCCGCAGGCAGGCGCGCGAAGAGGCCCGGCGGCGCGAAGCGTTCAACGCACTGCCGCAGGAGGAGAAGGATTCGCTCTTTTCGGCGCAGGTCGACTCGCTCGTGGCGCAGAAGGCCGATTCTCCGGGCGCGGCGCGGCCCGACTCGCTCGCCGCCGACACGCTCCGCCGCGATTCGGTGAAGACGCCGCGGCCCGCAGGGGCGTTCCTCGACGACCCGATCACGGGCAAGAACACCGACTCGCTGGTCTACGACGTGCGCAACAAGCTGGTCTACATCTATAACAAGGGCGACGTCACCTACCAGAACAGCAACCTCAAGGCCGACTACATGCGCATCGACATGGATTCGAAGATGGTCTACGCCTACGGCAAGCCCGACACGCTCGACGGCAAGGATATTGTCACCAAGCCCGAATTCACCGAAGGGTCGGCCACCTACCAGATGGACACGATCACCTACAACCTCGACTCGAAGAAGGCGAAAATCAAGGGCGTGGCCACGCAGCAGGGCGACGGCTGGCTGGTGGGCGGCAGCGTGAAGAAGATGCCCGACAACACGATCAACATCGAGCACGGCAAGTACACCACCTGCGACCATACGGACCACCCCCACTTCTACCTGGCGATGACCAAGGCGAAGGTCATACCCGGCAAGAAGGTGATCACCGGCCCGGCCTACCTGGTGATGGAGGACGTGCCGATCTACTTCCTCGGCATCCCCGAGGGCTTCTTCCCGATCAACATGGGCCCCAAGTCGGGCCTGCTGATGCCCACCTACGGCGAGGAGTACTCCAAAGGTTTCTTCCTGCGCGACCTGGGCTATTACTTCACCCTGGGCGAATACGCCGACCTGGCGGTGCGCGGCGGCATCTACACGCTGGGATCGTGGGAGGCTTCGGCCGCGTCGCGCTACATCAAGCGCTACAAGTACAGCGGCAGTTTCAACATGCAGTATTCGAATGTCAAGACGGGCGAAAAGGGCGAGGACGACTATATCAAGCAGAGCAACTTCCGCATCCAGTGGACCCACTCGCAGGACCCCAAGGCCAACCCGGGTTCGACCTTCTCGGCCTCGGTGAACTTCGCCACGAGCGGTTACAGCCGCTATTCGGCCACGAACCTCAACGACATCCTCTCGACGCAGACCAACTCGACGGTCTCCTACTCGAAGAACTGGGCCGGAACGCCCTTCTCGCTGTCGGCGAACATGGCCATCTCGCAGAACTCGCAGAACAAGACCATCTCCATCACGCTCCCCACGATGGTCTTCAACGTCTCGCGCTTCTACCCCTTCAAACGCAAGGAGAAGCAGGGCAAGGACCGCTGGTACGAGAAGATCTCGATGCAGTACACGGGTAAGATGACCAACTCGGTGACCACCACCGAATCGGAGGTCTTCTCCAAGGAGACGCTTGAAAACATGAAAAACGGCATCGAGCACTCGATTCCGATTTCGGCGTCGTTCAACCTGTTCAACTACATCAACCTCTCGCCGTCGGTCAACTACAACGAGAAGTGGTATTTCAAGAAGGTCGAGTTCGAGTGGAACCCCGTCACCAACCAGACCGACACGCTGCCGACGAACTACGGTTTCTACCGCCTCTACAACTACAACTTCAGCGTTTCGGCCTCCACGACGGTCTACGGCATGTACGACTTCACGAAGAAGAGCCGCGACCGCAAGATCCAGGCGATCCGCCACACGCTGACCCCCTCGATCGGCTTCTCCTACGCCCCGGACTTCAGCGACCCCAAATACGGCTATTACAAGACCCGCCAGACCGACTCCACGGGCCGCTTCACGACCTATTCGCCCTATGCCGTCAACGCCTACGGCGTCCCCTCGTCGGGCCGTTCGATGTCGATGAACTTCTCGCTGTCGCAGAACCTCGAAATGAAGGTCCTCTCGAAACGCGACACCTCGGGCGTGAAGAAGATCAAGCTGATCGACGAACTGCGCATCAGCGGTTCGTACAACTTCCTGGCCGACTCGATGGGACTTTCGAACATCCCGGTCTCGTTCCGTACGACGCTGTTCAACAATTTCGGCATCAACCTCTCGCTGACGCTCGACCCCTACCGCGTCTCGCCCGAGGGCAAGCGTTACAACAAGCTCTTCTTCCCGGGCCGCGTCGTCTCGACGGGCTGGTCGTTCGGCTATACGTTCAAATCGCGCAACGACCGGAGCGAAACGGCCATCAACGACATCACGTCGATACCTCCGGAGTACCAGAACCCGTTCTACGATCCTTACGGGCAAATGGACCCCGTGCTGCGAAGACAGTACATGGCGCAAAGCTATTACGACTTCTCGCTGCCGTGGAACTTCGGATTCAACTACGCGGTCAACTACTCGATCTCGTACACCAACAACGGCACGACGGGCTACCGGAAGAACGTCACCCAAACCATCGGCTTCAACGGTTCGCTGAACGTCACCCCCAAGACGGGCATCACCTTCCAGGGCGGCTACGACATCAAGGCCAACAAACTGACCACCTCGTCGGTCTCGATCACGCGCGACCTCCACTGCTGGCAGATGTCCTTTTCGTGGATTCCGTTCGGCTACCACCGTTCGTGGAGTTTCAACATCGGCGTCAAGGCCGCATCGCTCTCCGACCTGAAATACGACAAATCGCAGTCGATGTACGACAATATGTATTGA
- a CDS encoding N-acetylmuramoyl-L-alanine amidase: MRTRLLLLFAFAAATVLMNVASAGNIAHGVEVVVIDAGHGGKFPGAHYGGVYEKDLTLKVALKLGKLVEEGMPGVKVVYTRTADRTLGADLAADLQARADIANKAGGDLFISIHANAAPRATGVRGVETLIMGESSKEQRYNENALFENNREDLIDMSDERTAAIVRAYIQNLQFTYGEYSMAFARCIQNSYLKAGRHSRGIKPQLLRVLYATDMPGVLTEIGFMSNQQELAYMKSDRGQNEIARSLYQAIRNYSAYVLGTRMAEEEQAAAAKPAAEQPAEKSAGKAAEKSVEKPAAKSAEKTAAAQPAEGKTATAAPVRTPEKPAVQPLRYTIQVMASASSVPLASAQFRAYRGKVKEYAAEGRFPYKYGVGEYGTREAAQRKLAEVRKVFPGAFVVACRGTQIVK; this comes from the coding sequence ATGCGCACACGACTTTTGCTGCTATTCGCCTTCGCGGCCGCAACTGTTCTTATGAACGTTGCGTCTGCGGGGAATATTGCGCACGGCGTCGAAGTCGTGGTCATCGACGCCGGGCACGGGGGAAAATTCCCCGGCGCGCACTACGGCGGGGTCTATGAAAAGGACCTCACGCTGAAGGTGGCGCTCAAACTCGGAAAGCTCGTCGAGGAGGGGATGCCGGGCGTGAAGGTGGTCTACACCCGCACGGCGGACAGGACTTTGGGGGCGGACCTGGCGGCCGACCTGCAGGCGCGGGCCGACATTGCCAACAAGGCCGGGGGCGACCTCTTCATCTCGATCCACGCCAACGCCGCACCCCGGGCGACGGGCGTGCGGGGCGTCGAGACGCTGATCATGGGCGAGAGTTCGAAGGAGCAGCGCTACAACGAGAACGCCCTGTTCGAAAACAACCGCGAGGATCTGATCGACATGTCCGACGAGCGGACGGCGGCCATCGTGCGGGCTTACATTCAGAATCTCCAGTTCACCTACGGCGAATACAGCATGGCTTTCGCCCGCTGCATCCAGAACAGCTACCTCAAGGCGGGCCGCCATTCGCGCGGCATAAAGCCGCAGCTGCTGCGGGTGCTCTATGCGACGGACATGCCGGGCGTGCTGACCGAGATCGGGTTCATGTCCAACCAGCAGGAACTGGCCTACATGAAGTCCGACAGGGGGCAGAACGAGATCGCCCGGTCGCTCTACCAGGCGATCCGCAACTATTCGGCCTATGTGCTCGGGACCCGGATGGCCGAGGAGGAGCAGGCCGCTGCCGCGAAACCGGCCGCGGAACAGCCTGCGGAAAAGTCTGCCGGAAAGGCCGCGGAAAAGAGCGTTGAAAAGCCTGCGGCAAAGTCCGCTGAAAAGACCGCAGCGGCGCAGCCCGCGGAGGGAAAGACCGCGACGGCCGCTCCGGTCAGAACCCCGGAGAAACCGGCCGTACAGCCCCTGCGCTATACGATTCAGGTGATGGCTTCGGCGTCGTCCGTGCCCCTCGCCTCGGCGCAGTTCCGCGCCTACCGCGGCAAGGTGAAGGAGTATGCGGCCGAGGGGCGGTTCCCCTATAAATACGGTGTGGGCGAGTACGGCACCCGTGAAGCCGCACAGCGGAAGCTGGCCGAGGTGCGCAAGGTATTTCCCGGGGCCTTCGTGGTCGCGTGCCGGGGTACGCAAATTGTAAAATAA
- a CDS encoding MlaD family protein: MKREVKIGIFGVTMIIAAWAGIRFLKGFDIFSRNSVYYAAYDQINGVQAASPIMMKGVKIGTVTGISFDPQRSDNVVLQFTIKRQYHIPTDSEAKIYSNGLMGGKAIEINYGTARTYLQKGDTLRSVRERDLMDVAGSELDFFKQKVSQVTGDLSRTLTNLNRLMEANAQNISGTLSHLNAITGDMAGLLDAEKRNLKAAVNDLTEFSAMLGRNTPRVDSIVGSLNRITGELADAGFARRLTDAVDEVNGLLAKVEAGEGTVGKLMNDPALYDSLTEASANLASLLANLEQYPGRYVHFSLFGRSPEKMQEKAERKAAKAAARAERDSVKRIKN, from the coding sequence ATGAAAAGGGAAGTTAAAATCGGAATTTTCGGCGTGACGATGATCATTGCCGCGTGGGCCGGAATCCGGTTTTTGAAAGGATTCGACATTTTCAGCCGCAATTCGGTCTATTACGCCGCCTACGACCAGATCAACGGCGTGCAGGCGGCGTCGCCGATTATGATGAAAGGCGTCAAGATCGGTACGGTGACGGGCATTTCGTTCGATCCGCAGCGCAGCGACAACGTCGTGTTGCAGTTCACCATCAAACGTCAGTATCACATTCCGACCGACTCCGAGGCCAAGATTTACAGCAACGGGCTGATGGGCGGAAAGGCCATCGAAATCAACTACGGCACGGCGCGCACCTATCTCCAGAAGGGCGACACGCTGCGCTCGGTGCGCGAACGCGACCTGATGGACGTGGCCGGGTCGGAGCTGGATTTCTTCAAGCAGAAGGTGTCGCAGGTGACGGGCGACCTCTCGCGCACGCTGACCAACCTCAATCGCCTGATGGAGGCCAACGCGCAGAATATTTCCGGGACGTTGAGCCACCTGAACGCCATTACGGGCGACATGGCCGGCCTGCTCGACGCCGAGAAGCGCAACCTGAAAGCCGCCGTCAACGACCTTACGGAGTTCTCCGCGATGCTGGGCAGGAACACCCCGCGTGTGGACAGCATCGTCGGCAGCCTGAACCGGATAACCGGGGAGCTGGCCGACGCCGGGTTCGCCCGCAGGCTTACGGACGCCGTGGACGAGGTGAACGGCCTGCTGGCAAAGGTCGAGGCGGGCGAGGGGACCGTCGGCAAACTGATGAACGATCCTGCGCTCTACGATTCGCTGACCGAGGCCAGCGCTAATCTCGCCTCGCTGCTGGCCAACCTCGAGCAGTATCCCGGCCGCTACGTGCATTTCTCGCTTTTCGGGCGCAGTCCCGAGAAGATGCAGGAGAAGGCCGAGCGCAAAGCCGCCAAAGCTGCGGCCAGGGCCGAGCGGGACTCGGTGAAAAGAATTAAAAATTAA
- a CDS encoding endonuclease MutS2, whose translation MIYPATFEQKIGFDRLREQVAARCTMRAARERLAAEGFSTSAREIERRLALADEMRLLLDMEHDFPGGEYPDVDYIVAKLRVEGSFLDVEEVVTLRRALAAIGGIVSFIISREERYPALHARTRGVAAFPEIVQRIDGILDRFGQVKDNASPALQEIRRSIREREGQAAKRLQAVLSAAKGAGIVDADAQISIRDGKAVIPVSAGNKRKLNGFIHDESATGKTFYVEPVEVVEINNELRELEYAERREVVRILTEFTEAIRPDAGLIADSGDYLAEIDMLRAKGRWASENGCVRPILSTDDRLVLKNARHPLLQQTLRAAGREIVPLDLQLDRRKRILVISGPNAGGKSVCLKTTGIVQYMFQCGFPVPVSEVSELPVFESIFIDIGDEQSIDNDLSTYSSHLLNMKHMLAGASGRTLVLIDEFGSGTEPVIGGAIAEAILERLLGRGCYGVITTHYANIKYYAASVEGIANGAMMFDVQNIRPLFRLEMGKPGSSFAVEIARKIGLPEDIIRAASEKAGSDHINIEKQLREIARDKHYWEQKRDRIRLTDRKVEELEQNYAEQLAKIRAERQEILKKAKQEARQLIADANKQIENTIKTIREAQAEKELTRLARRELDDFREAVEKADEAGNEAAVAREIERIERRRRRRAERRAQQGAQPAAGEAAPQPEKPREVVAGSKVRMAGQEMVGVVQSVKGKRAQVAFGQILTTVDKGLLTVVSNNEYREATRPVAARTVLSVDISSRKLNFKDHIDVRGMRAADALDEVRNFIDDALMVGVGTVSILHGKGTGALKEEIRRYLRTVPEIASAVDEHADRGGAGITIVTFDLS comes from the coding sequence ATGATTTACCCTGCTACATTCGAGCAAAAGATAGGTTTCGACCGGCTCCGCGAGCAGGTCGCGGCACGTTGCACCATGCGCGCCGCCCGCGAGCGGCTCGCCGCGGAGGGCTTTTCGACCTCTGCGCGCGAGATCGAACGGCGGCTGGCGCTCGCCGACGAAATGCGCCTGCTGCTGGATATGGAGCATGATTTCCCCGGGGGCGAGTACCCCGACGTCGATTACATCGTCGCCAAACTGCGCGTCGAAGGTTCGTTCCTCGACGTGGAGGAGGTCGTGACCCTGCGCCGGGCGCTGGCCGCAATCGGCGGCATCGTCTCGTTCATCATCAGCCGCGAGGAGCGTTATCCGGCCCTCCATGCCCGCACGCGGGGCGTTGCGGCCTTTCCGGAGATCGTGCAGCGCATCGACGGCATTCTCGACCGCTTCGGCCAGGTGAAGGACAACGCCTCGCCCGCCCTGCAGGAGATCCGCCGCTCCATCCGCGAACGCGAAGGGCAGGCGGCCAAGCGGTTGCAGGCCGTGCTGTCTGCGGCCAAGGGGGCGGGCATCGTCGATGCCGACGCCCAGATCTCGATCCGCGACGGCAAGGCCGTGATCCCGGTTTCGGCGGGCAACAAACGCAAACTGAACGGCTTTATCCACGACGAATCGGCGACGGGCAAAACCTTCTACGTCGAACCGGTCGAGGTGGTGGAGATCAACAACGAACTGCGCGAACTGGAGTACGCCGAGCGGCGCGAGGTGGTGCGCATCCTCACGGAGTTTACCGAAGCGATCCGTCCCGACGCGGGGCTGATCGCCGATTCGGGCGACTACCTGGCCGAGATCGACATGCTGCGCGCCAAGGGCCGCTGGGCCTCGGAGAACGGGTGCGTGCGGCCGATCCTCTCGACGGACGACAGGCTGGTGCTGAAAAACGCCCGCCACCCGCTGTTGCAGCAGACGCTGCGGGCTGCGGGGCGCGAGATCGTGCCGCTGGATTTGCAGCTCGACCGTCGCAAGCGCATCCTCGTCATCTCGGGACCCAACGCCGGCGGCAAGTCGGTCTGCCTGAAAACCACGGGCATCGTGCAGTACATGTTCCAGTGCGGGTTTCCGGTTCCGGTCTCCGAGGTCTCGGAACTGCCGGTCTTCGAGAGCATTTTCATCGACATCGGCGACGAGCAGTCGATCGACAACGACCTGTCGACCTATTCGTCGCACCTGCTGAACATGAAGCACATGCTGGCGGGCGCTTCGGGCCGCACGCTGGTGCTGATCGACGAGTTCGGGTCGGGAACCGAGCCGGTCATCGGCGGGGCCATCGCCGAGGCGATCCTCGAGCGTCTGCTCGGCAGGGGGTGTTACGGCGTGATCACGACCCACTACGCCAATATCAAGTATTACGCCGCGTCGGTGGAGGGCATCGCCAACGGCGCGATGATGTTCGACGTGCAGAACATCCGGCCGCTGTTCCGGCTGGAAATGGGTAAGCCGGGCAGTTCGTTCGCCGTGGAGATCGCCCGCAAGATCGGGCTTCCGGAGGATATTATCCGTGCGGCGAGCGAGAAGGCCGGGTCGGATCACATTAATATCGAGAAACAGCTGCGCGAGATCGCCCGCGACAAGCATTACTGGGAGCAGAAGCGCGATCGCATACGTCTGACGGACCGCAAGGTCGAGGAGTTGGAGCAGAACTATGCCGAGCAGTTGGCGAAGATCCGCGCCGAGCGGCAGGAGATTCTGAAAAAGGCCAAGCAGGAGGCCCGGCAGTTGATCGCCGACGCCAACAAACAGATAGAAAATACGATTAAAACCATCCGCGAGGCGCAGGCCGAGAAGGAGCTGACGCGGCTGGCGCGGCGCGAGCTGGACGACTTCCGCGAGGCGGTCGAGAAGGCCGACGAGGCCGGGAACGAAGCCGCCGTGGCCCGCGAGATCGAGCGTATCGAACGTCGCCGCCGACGGCGCGCCGAGCGCAGGGCGCAGCAGGGCGCGCAGCCGGCAGCCGGGGAGGCCGCTCCGCAGCCCGAAAAGCCGCGCGAAGTGGTCGCCGGGTCGAAAGTCCGCATGGCCGGGCAGGAGATGGTCGGCGTGGTGCAGTCGGTGAAGGGAAAGCGGGCGCAAGTGGCGTTCGGACAGATACTCACGACGGTGGACAAAGGGCTGCTGACGGTGGTTTCGAACAACGAATACCGCGAGGCGACGCGGCCCGTTGCGGCTCGTACGGTGCTCTCGGTGGACATCTCGTCGCGCAAACTCAACTTCAAGGATCACATCGACGTGCGCGGCATGCGGGCCGCCGATGCGCTGGACGAGGTGCGCAACTTCATCGACGACGCGCTGATGGTGGGTGTGGGCACGGTGTCGATTCTCCACGGCAAGGGCACGGGGGCTTTGAAGGAGGAGATTCGCCGCTACCTGCGCACGGTGCCGGAGATCGCCTCGGCGGTCGACGAACATGCCGACCGGGGCGGTGCGGGAATTACGATCGTGACCTTCGATCTGTCGTGA
- the alr gene encoding alanine racemase → MKYRLSQIAAVVGGRFSGTDCEVQSVVTDSRSLTCELGSGPVFVAMCGANHDSHAFVAQMYARGVRAFMVERPLEALPECGYVVVENAIAALQCLAAYHRAQFRGTVVGITGSNGKTVIKEWIAEELPAGMKCYRSPKSYNSQLGVPLSVLMIEGDEQLALIEAGISKPGEMARLERIIRPDVVVFTSIGDAHQENFLNLEQKCDEKMVLAHRAETIVYHSYYEPLGRMIASRFAGRKLCDAASCPEVPETLIGNEASRRNARIVEAFCAAMGYPAPSFTEAPEVAMRLEVKDGINDSVLINDAYNLDLNSLALALDYLHNVALSRRRTLVLSDIAQSGLTDDELYGRVAGMVARAGVDTLVGIGPKLKRYAALFGCDREFYASTDECIARIGRRAVAGRAVLLKGAREYRFEKLAHALARKSHTTVLEVDLDAMIHNLNYFRSKLDFRTRLVAMVKAGSYGAGDFEVAQMLQHQGVDYLAVAFADEGVLLRERGITMPVVVLNADADSFDQMIANRLEPEIYSFRSLADFADAVSHAGETRYPVHIKLDTGMHRLGFMEGEIGRLCEVLPTLPAVKVASVFSHLNCADMPGEDAYTREQIARYDRMSAAVAASLPYSVIRHTANSAAIERFPEARFDMCRLGLGLYGFGWVHNAGLRPVSALKTRIVQIKRLEAGDAVGYGRAGKLLRPTVTATVPIGYADGLDRHLGCGRWSMRVAGRPAPIVGRVCMDSCMIDITDIPGVGEGDEVTVFSAEPGNDLETMARVLDTIPYEIMTSVSSRVKRIYLKE, encoded by the coding sequence ATGAAATATCGTCTTTCGCAAATCGCCGCCGTCGTGGGCGGCAGGTTCTCCGGAACGGACTGCGAAGTGCAGTCGGTGGTGACCGACAGCCGCTCGCTGACGTGCGAGCTTGGCTCGGGACCGGTGTTCGTCGCCATGTGCGGCGCGAACCACGATTCGCATGCGTTCGTGGCGCAGATGTATGCGCGCGGCGTGCGGGCTTTTATGGTCGAACGGCCTCTCGAAGCCCTGCCGGAGTGCGGTTACGTGGTTGTTGAAAACGCCATTGCGGCCTTGCAGTGTCTGGCGGCCTATCACCGGGCGCAGTTCCGGGGAACGGTGGTGGGCATCACCGGTTCGAACGGCAAGACGGTCATCAAGGAGTGGATTGCCGAGGAACTGCCCGCGGGGATGAAGTGCTACCGTTCGCCCAAGAGCTACAATTCGCAGCTGGGCGTGCCGCTGTCGGTGCTGATGATCGAGGGCGACGAGCAGCTGGCGCTGATCGAGGCGGGGATTTCGAAACCCGGGGAGATGGCGCGGCTGGAGCGCATCATCCGTCCCGACGTGGTGGTTTTCACCTCGATCGGCGACGCGCACCAGGAGAATTTCCTCAATCTGGAGCAGAAATGCGACGAAAAGATGGTTCTGGCCCACCGTGCCGAGACCATCGTTTACCACAGTTATTACGAGCCGCTGGGCCGCATGATCGCCTCGCGCTTCGCGGGGCGGAAGCTCTGCGACGCGGCCTCATGCCCCGAGGTCCCGGAGACGCTGATCGGCAACGAGGCGTCACGCCGCAACGCCCGGATCGTCGAGGCGTTCTGCGCGGCGATGGGCTATCCCGCGCCGTCGTTTACCGAAGCTCCCGAGGTCGCCATGCGTCTCGAAGTCAAGGACGGCATCAACGACTCGGTGCTGATCAACGACGCCTACAACCTCGATCTCAACTCGCTGGCCCTGGCGCTCGACTACCTGCACAACGTGGCGTTGTCGCGCCGCCGGACGCTCGTGCTGTCGGATATCGCGCAGAGCGGGCTGACCGACGACGAACTTTACGGCCGCGTGGCGGGAATGGTCGCGCGGGCAGGCGTCGATACGCTCGTCGGCATCGGTCCCAAACTGAAGCGTTACGCCGCGCTGTTCGGCTGCGACAGGGAGTTTTACGCCTCGACCGACGAGTGCATCGCCCGCATCGGCCGCAGGGCCGTGGCCGGGCGTGCCGTCTTGTTGAAAGGCGCGCGGGAGTACCGTTTCGAGAAACTCGCGCATGCGCTGGCGCGCAAGAGCCACACGACGGTGCTGGAGGTCGATCTCGACGCCATGATCCACAACCTGAACTATTTCCGCTCGAAGCTCGACTTTCGGACCCGGCTCGTGGCGATGGTCAAGGCGGGTTCGTACGGCGCGGGGGATTTCGAGGTGGCGCAGATGCTCCAGCATCAGGGCGTCGACTACCTCGCCGTGGCGTTCGCCGACGAGGGTGTGCTGCTGCGCGAGCGGGGGATCACGATGCCCGTCGTGGTGCTGAATGCCGACGCCGACAGTTTCGACCAGATGATCGCCAACCGCCTCGAACCCGAGATATACAGTTTCCGTTCGCTCGCCGATTTCGCCGATGCGGTGTCGCATGCGGGCGAAACCCGCTATCCGGTTCACATCAAGCTCGATACGGGCATGCACCGGCTGGGATTCATGGAGGGGGAGATCGGGCGGTTGTGCGAGGTGCTGCCGACATTGCCCGCCGTGAAGGTGGCGTCGGTCTTTTCGCACCTGAACTGCGCCGACATGCCCGGAGAGGATGCCTACACCCGGGAGCAGATCGCGCGCTACGACCGCATGAGTGCCGCCGTAGCCGCGTCGCTGCCCTATTCCGTCATCCGCCATACGGCCAATTCGGCGGCCATCGAGCGATTCCCCGAGGCGCGGTTCGACATGTGCCGACTCGGACTGGGGCTTTACGGCTTCGGCTGGGTGCACAATGCGGGCCTGCGCCCGGTTTCGGCGCTCAAAACCCGCATCGTGCAGATCAAGCGTCTCGAAGCGGGCGACGCCGTGGGCTACGGGCGCGCCGGGAAATTGCTGCGGCCGACCGTGACGGCGACCGTGCCGATCGGTTACGCCGACGGGCTGGACCGCCATCTGGGCTGCGGACGCTGGTCGATGCGTGTGGCCGGGCGGCCTGCGCCGATCGTGGGCCGCGTCTGCATGGACAGCTGCATGATCGACATCACGGACATTCCGGGCGTCGGCGAGGGCGACGAAGTGACGGTCTTCTCCGCCGAGCCGGGCAACGACCTCGAAACGATGGCCCGGGTGCTCGACACGATACCTTACGAGATTATGACGTCGGTCTCGTCGCGTGTGAAACGAATCTACCTCAAGGAATAA
- a CDS encoding SAM-dependent methyltransferase: protein MNSEFGILYLIPCPISDETAPWDVLPAANRAVMDALDYFIVENTRTARRFLSKAGIARSIGELEFRELNEHTAAGREIEELIAPLLEGRSAGVISEAGVPGVADPGAPVVGACHRRGIRVVPLVGPSSIILAVMASGLNGQSFAFNGYLPVKPPERTRAIRFFERRALAEGQSQLFIEAPYRNVKLMEQLVQTLGDQTRLTVAVDLTAPDERIETHTAGEWRRRQLPEMNRRPAIFIIG, encoded by the coding sequence ATGAATTCTGAATTTGGAATTTTATACCTGATTCCCTGTCCGATTTCGGACGAAACGGCGCCGTGGGACGTGCTGCCTGCGGCCAACCGGGCCGTGATGGATGCGCTGGACTACTTCATCGTCGAGAACACCCGCACGGCGCGGCGTTTCCTGTCGAAAGCCGGCATCGCGCGGTCCATCGGCGAACTGGAATTCCGCGAACTGAACGAGCACACCGCGGCCGGCCGCGAAATCGAGGAGCTGATCGCGCCGCTGCTCGAAGGCCGCTCGGCGGGGGTGATCTCCGAGGCGGGCGTGCCGGGCGTGGCGGATCCCGGGGCGCCGGTCGTCGGGGCGTGCCACCGCCGCGGCATCCGCGTCGTGCCGCTCGTCGGCCCGTCGTCGATCATTTTGGCGGTGATGGCCTCGGGACTCAACGGACAGTCGTTCGCTTTCAACGGCTACCTGCCCGTGAAGCCGCCCGAACGGACCCGGGCCATCCGTTTCTTCGAACGCCGTGCGCTGGCGGAGGGGCAGTCGCAGCTTTTCATCGAAGCTCCGTACCGCAACGTGAAGCTGATGGAGCAGTTGGTGCAGACGCTCGGAGACCAGACGCGCCTGACCGTCGCCGTGGACCTCACGGCTCCGGACGAGCGGATCGAGACCCATACGGCCGGGGAGTGGCGCCGCCGCCAGCTGCCCGAAATGAACAGGCGCCCGGCCATTTTCATCATCGGATAA